The Thermococcus thermotolerans genome contains a region encoding:
- the thsB gene encoding thermosome subunit beta, with protein MAQLSGQPVVILPEGTQRYVGRDAQRLNILAARIIAETVRTTLGPKGMDKMLVDSLGDVVVTNDGATILDRIDLQHPAAKMMVEVAKTQDKEAGDGTTTAVVIAGELLRKAEELLDQNIHPSIIVKGYTMAAEKAQEILQEIAIEVTPDDEETLMKIAMTSITGKNAESHKELFARLAVEAVKQVAEKKDGRYTVDIDNIKIEKKAGESVEESELIKGVVIDKERVHPRMPPRIEGAKIALINEALEVKKTETDAKINITSPDQLMSFLEQEEQMIRDMVDKIAATGANVLFVQKGIDDLAQHYLAKYGILAVRRVKKSDMEKLAKATGAKVVTNVKDLTSEDLGHADIVEERKIAGESMIFVEGCKNPKAVTILIRGGTEHVIDEVERALEDAIKVVKDVMEDGYVLPAGGAGEIELSIKLDEYAKQVGGKEALAIENFAEALKIIPKTLAENAGLDTVEMLVKVISEHKNRGRAIGIDVFAGEPADMLAKGIIEPLRVKKQAIKSASEAAIMILRIDDVIAAKISKPEGSQGGGMPGGMGGMGGMDMGM; from the coding sequence ATGGCACAGCTTAGCGGACAGCCGGTTGTTATTCTGCCTGAGGGAACCCAGAGGTACGTTGGTAGGGACGCGCAGAGGCTTAACATTCTCGCCGCGAGGATCATAGCCGAGACCGTCAGGACCACCCTCGGCCCGAAGGGTATGGATAAAATGCTCGTCGACAGCCTTGGCGACGTCGTTGTCACCAACGATGGAGCCACCATTCTCGACAGGATAGACCTTCAGCACCCTGCTGCCAAGATGATGGTTGAGGTTGCCAAGACCCAGGACAAGGAGGCCGGTGATGGAACCACTACGGCGGTTGTTATTGCTGGCGAGCTTCTCAGGAAGGCTGAAGAGCTCCTCGACCAGAACATCCACCCGAGCATCATCGTTAAGGGTTACACGATGGCAGCCGAGAAAGCTCAGGAAATACTTCAGGAGATCGCCATAGAGGTCACCCCTGACGACGAGGAGACCCTCATGAAGATAGCTATGACCTCAATCACCGGCAAGAACGCCGAGAGCCACAAGGAGCTCTTCGCAAGGCTTGCCGTTGAGGCCGTCAAGCAGGTCGCCGAGAAGAAGGACGGCAGATACACCGTCGACATCGACAACATCAAGATCGAGAAGAAGGCCGGTGAGAGCGTCGAGGAGAGCGAGCTGATAAAGGGTGTCGTCATCGATAAGGAGCGCGTCCACCCGAGGATGCCCCCCAGGATCGAGGGTGCTAAGATAGCGCTCATAAACGAGGCATTGGAGGTCAAAAAGACCGAGACCGACGCCAAGATAAACATCACCAGTCCCGACCAGCTCATGAGCTTCCTCGAGCAGGAGGAGCAGATGATAAGGGACATGGTGGACAAGATCGCCGCCACCGGTGCGAACGTCCTCTTTGTCCAGAAGGGCATTGACGACCTCGCCCAGCACTACCTGGCCAAGTACGGCATCCTCGCAGTCAGGCGCGTCAAGAAGAGCGACATGGAGAAGCTCGCCAAGGCCACCGGCGCAAAGGTCGTTACCAACGTCAAGGACCTCACCAGCGAAGACCTCGGTCACGCCGACATCGTCGAGGAGCGCAAGATCGCTGGCGAGAGCATGATCTTCGTTGAGGGCTGCAAGAACCCGAAGGCCGTCACCATACTCATCAGGGGTGGTACCGAGCACGTCATCGACGAGGTTGAGCGCGCTCTGGAAGACGCCATCAAGGTCGTCAAGGACGTCATGGAGGACGGCTACGTTCTCCCGGCCGGTGGTGCCGGCGAGATAGAGCTCAGCATCAAGCTCGACGAGTACGCCAAGCAGGTCGGCGGCAAGGAGGCCCTCGCTATAGAGAACTTCGCCGAGGCCCTCAAGATAATCCCGAAGACCCTCGCGGAGAACGCCGGTCTCGACACCGTAGAGATGCTCGTCAAGGTTATCAGCGAGCACAAGAACAGGGGCAGGGCCATAGGCATCGACGTCTTTGCCGGCGAACCGGCCGACATGCTCGCCAAGGGCATCATCGAGCCTCTCCGCGTCAAGAAGCAGGCCATCAAGAGCGCCAGCGAGGCTGCGATAATGATCCTCAGGATCGACGACGTCATCGCCGCCAAGATAAGCAAGCCCGAGGGCAGCCAGGGCGGCGGCATGCCCGGCGGCATGGGTGGGATGGGCGGCATGGACATGGGCATGTGA
- a CDS encoding zinc metalloprotease HtpX, whose translation MGLLMWLRTGLLMAMLTGLLMAIGYVFGGPRIAFIMFLFSMVFNFITYWYSDKIVLGWYRARIVDEFEAPELYAIVRKLAENAGLPMPRVAIIPSETPNAFATGRDPEHAVVAVTTGLLKLLDRDELEGVIGHELTHIKNRDMLIGTFAAAMAGAIIQLAYWARWIAIFGGFGRDEDDAGNILAAILIAVLAPIAAMLIQAAVSRSREFLADEGGAKISGKPHALASALMKIEGAVRYRPMRNGNPATAHMFIVNPFRGASIANLFSTHPPTETRIERLRKIAEEMGIYF comes from the coding sequence ATGGGACTGCTAATGTGGCTGAGAACAGGCCTGCTGATGGCCATGCTGACGGGTCTGCTAATGGCTATCGGCTACGTCTTTGGCGGACCCAGGATAGCCTTCATAATGTTCCTGTTCTCCATGGTATTCAACTTCATAACCTACTGGTACAGCGATAAAATCGTGCTGGGATGGTACCGCGCGAGGATAGTTGACGAGTTCGAGGCACCGGAGCTCTATGCCATAGTCAGAAAGCTCGCCGAAAACGCCGGACTGCCGATGCCGAGGGTTGCAATAATCCCGAGCGAGACGCCAAACGCCTTCGCCACGGGAAGAGACCCGGAGCATGCCGTTGTTGCAGTCACGACCGGGCTTCTCAAGCTTCTTGACAGGGATGAGCTTGAGGGCGTCATAGGCCACGAGCTGACTCACATAAAGAACCGCGACATGCTCATCGGAACGTTCGCGGCAGCCATGGCCGGGGCCATAATCCAGCTCGCCTACTGGGCAAGGTGGATAGCCATCTTCGGTGGCTTCGGCAGAGACGAGGACGACGCCGGCAACATCCTCGCCGCGATCCTCATAGCGGTTCTGGCTCCAATAGCGGCGATGCTGATACAGGCCGCGGTGAGCCGCTCTAGGGAGTTCCTCGCCGACGAGGGTGGAGCAAAGATAAGCGGCAAGCCCCATGCCCTGGCGAGCGCGCTGATGAAGATAGAGGGAGCCGTCAGGTACAGGCCAATGCGCAACGGCAATCCTGCAACGGCCCACATGTTCATCGTCAACCCGTTCAGGGGCGCCAGCATAGCGAACCTGTTCTCCACCCACCCACCGACGGAGACAAGGATAGAGAGGCTCAGGAAGATCGCCGAGGAGATGGGCATCTACTTCTGA
- a CDS encoding amidohydrolase gives MKAVKATILYDGLGNVLRDVYVVFDRNIVDVTKEKPKEAEVIAEGVVTPAFIDGHSHIGMERYGEPYQEGEANEQMDAVLPLVDALYSIYMDDKAFKHSIEFGVLYSSVLPGSGNIIGGKAVFIRNYGRDIEDAFIQYAGVKAAFGYNPRSTKEWKGTRPSTRMGAIGILLSWLIKTRNTIALLEKGKKDPEEVEPTVEALIPVLKGEVPLRVHVHKEDDIAALLMIKRKFGLKITIEHAGDVHSRETFEKIKAEGVPVIYGPFDSLPYKVELKHEDWKNARYLLEVKPLFGLMSDHPVTLQANLYLQLRHFIRLGMSKEEAIKVITYNNAKILGVDDRLGSIEKGKWASLVVWNGDPFHMENYPTHVFAEGELIHEADH, from the coding sequence ATGAAGGCTGTTAAAGCCACCATTCTCTACGACGGTCTGGGGAACGTTCTCAGGGATGTGTACGTCGTTTTTGATAGGAACATAGTTGATGTAACGAAGGAAAAGCCGAAGGAAGCCGAAGTTATAGCCGAGGGCGTTGTTACACCCGCCTTCATAGACGGCCACAGCCACATAGGAATGGAGCGCTACGGAGAGCCTTATCAGGAGGGCGAAGCAAACGAACAGATGGACGCAGTTCTACCGCTCGTGGATGCTCTCTATTCAATCTACATGGACGACAAGGCCTTCAAGCACTCGATAGAGTTCGGCGTCCTGTACTCGTCCGTCCTCCCGGGAAGCGGAAACATCATAGGAGGAAAGGCGGTCTTCATAAGGAACTACGGCAGGGACATAGAAGATGCCTTCATCCAGTATGCGGGAGTTAAAGCGGCCTTCGGCTACAACCCGCGTTCCACCAAAGAGTGGAAGGGGACGAGGCCGAGCACGAGGATGGGTGCAATAGGGATACTCCTCAGCTGGCTCATAAAGACCAGGAACACCATAGCGCTCCTTGAGAAGGGCAAGAAGGATCCGGAGGAGGTCGAACCTACCGTTGAGGCACTCATACCAGTCCTCAAGGGCGAGGTCCCGCTCCGCGTCCACGTCCACAAGGAAGACGACATAGCGGCCCTGCTCATGATAAAGCGGAAGTTCGGGCTCAAGATAACCATCGAGCACGCCGGCGACGTCCACAGCAGGGAGACCTTCGAGAAGATTAAGGCTGAAGGCGTTCCGGTAATCTACGGTCCCTTCGACAGCCTGCCTTACAAGGTCGAACTCAAGCACGAGGACTGGAAGAACGCGAGGTATTTACTCGAGGTCAAACCGCTCTTCGGCCTCATGAGCGACCATCCGGTCACGCTCCAGGCGAACCTCTACCTCCAGCTCAGGCACTTCATAAGGCTCGGCATGAGCAAGGAAGAGGCGATAAAGGTCATCACTTACAACAACGCGAAAATTTTAGGCGTTGACGACAGGCTCGGGAGCATAGAGAAGGGCAAGTGGGCCTCGCTGGTTGTCTGGAACGGAGATCCATTCCACATGGAGAACTACCCGACGCACGTCTTCGCGGAGGGAGAGCTTATTCATGAGGCAGATCACTGA
- the hepT gene encoding type VII toxin-antitoxin system HepT family RNase toxin — MRRQRYLEKLERFEEEYEFITSHEMKDDVTQRALFYSLQLCVDIAMDITAMLVKDLGMTVEDDYTNIERLRKAKVISENEAGLLRAYNGLRNAIVHKYDRLNLDAVREGLGRIDELYEIVIKLVEKYEKLEGQ; from the coding sequence GTGAGAAGGCAGAGGTACTTAGAGAAGCTTGAGCGGTTTGAGGAGGAGTATGAGTTTATAACGAGCCATGAGATGAAGGACGATGTTACTCAGAGGGCCCTCTTCTACTCCCTCCAGCTCTGCGTGGATATCGCAATGGACATTACTGCAATGCTCGTTAAGGACTTGGGCATGACCGTTGAAGACGATTATACAAACATCGAGCGGCTTAGAAAAGCAAAAGTTATCTCCGAAAATGAAGCCGGACTTTTGAGGGCGTACAACGGACTTAGAAATGCCATTGTTCATAAGTATGACAGACTTAACCTCGATGCTGTGAGGGAGGGTCTTGGTAGAATTGATGAGCTATACGAGATTGTTATAAAGCTCGTGGAAAAGTATGAAAAGCTGGAAGGTCAGTGA
- a CDS encoding nucleotidyltransferase domain-containing protein, with product MKLMAQLRRDFQEFKDSCMGILLYGSHAKGEATNRSDVDVCLVKPKPGVCREVLKKLGGKYDVKVFEELPLYVQIEVIKNHKVIYGDELELSEYFYRFRKLWRDMEHRIRENQFESVREKIRLRRRAREKAEVLREA from the coding sequence ATGAAACTCATGGCACAGCTCCGCAGGGACTTCCAAGAGTTCAAAGACTCGTGCATGGGGATTCTCCTCTACGGGTCCCACGCTAAGGGAGAGGCCACAAACAGAAGCGACGTTGACGTCTGCCTCGTTAAGCCAAAGCCCGGCGTATGCCGTGAAGTCCTCAAAAAGCTCGGTGGAAAATACGATGTTAAGGTCTTTGAGGAGCTCCCACTTTACGTTCAGATTGAGGTAATCAAAAATCACAAGGTTATATACGGCGACGAGCTTGAGCTCTCCGAGTACTTCTACCGCTTCCGGAAGCTGTGGAGGGACATGGAGCACAGGATAAGGGAGAACCAGTTTGAGAGCGTGAGGGAAAAGATAAGACTCAGGAGGCGTGCCCGTGAGAAGGCAGAGGTACTTAGAGAAGCTTGA
- a CDS encoding radical SAM protein, giving the protein MEILSEVGDPNVAVVYIGKTSRGNIVEFVESIPTYNPAEKWVLIVSSLNGCPIGCKMCDAGFFYKGRLSLDELMEQIEYPVQKRWNGKPKTRKFKVQFARMGEPSFNMAVIEVMRLLGERYENFHPSLSTIAPIGTDKFFEKLLELKKETFPTNFQLQFSIHSTSPEQRDEIIPVRKWDFERIAEYGKAFYDEGGKKITLNFALARENEADASVIAEYFPKEYFLIKITPLNPTVSVLKNKLTNDVDLETGLPMKHRKFVDDLRRLGYDVIISVGDTRENLIGSNCGQYILRFLKERPELREAYTFARGFEFRVS; this is encoded by the coding sequence ATGGAGATACTGAGTGAGGTTGGCGACCCCAACGTTGCGGTCGTTTACATCGGGAAAACTTCCAGGGGCAACATCGTCGAGTTCGTCGAATCGATCCCGACCTACAACCCGGCCGAGAAATGGGTGCTCATCGTCTCATCACTCAACGGCTGTCCCATCGGCTGTAAGATGTGCGACGCGGGCTTCTTCTACAAGGGAAGGCTGAGCCTTGATGAACTGATGGAGCAGATAGAGTATCCGGTTCAGAAGCGCTGGAACGGGAAGCCGAAAACCCGAAAGTTCAAGGTGCAGTTCGCGCGCATGGGCGAGCCGAGCTTCAACATGGCCGTTATAGAGGTGATGCGGCTTTTGGGCGAGCGCTACGAGAACTTCCATCCCTCGCTCTCAACGATAGCTCCGATAGGAACCGATAAGTTCTTTGAAAAGCTCCTCGAACTCAAGAAGGAGACCTTCCCGACCAACTTCCAGCTCCAGTTCTCAATACACTCGACCAGCCCGGAGCAGAGGGACGAGATAATCCCGGTCAGGAAGTGGGACTTCGAGAGGATAGCCGAGTACGGAAAGGCCTTCTACGACGAGGGCGGCAAGAAGATTACGCTCAACTTCGCCTTGGCGAGGGAAAACGAGGCCGATGCAAGTGTTATAGCCGAGTATTTCCCGAAGGAGTACTTCCTCATCAAGATAACGCCGCTCAACCCGACGGTGAGCGTGCTAAAGAATAAGCTCACCAACGACGTGGACCTTGAGACTGGCCTTCCGATGAAGCACAGGAAGTTCGTCGATGACCTCAGAAGGCTCGGCTACGATGTCATCATATCCGTCGGCGACACGAGAGAGAATCTCATCGGCTCGAACTGTGGCCAGTACATCCTCCGCTTCCTCAAGGAGAGGCCGGAGCTTAGAGAAGCTTACACCTTCGCGAGGGGGTTTGAGTTTAGGGTGAGCTGA
- a CDS encoding NAD(P)/FAD-dependent oxidoreductase encodes MALVGIIGAGIGGIATAVQLARYGIESVIFERDRIGGLIRNAYSVENTMFFPDGIKGEKVVEILEEYVRRYDLKIIYEEVKAVKKAGGSFEVETASGVHRFKYLVVATGTRPKKLPFKGIIYHVAEVPRRHYGRVLIIGGGDVAFDYALTMSETSDDVIILMRSEPKALPYLQELVKSRPNIKTLMGQVWGIKSINGKGKLLAKTSAGDFEVDLILGAIGRVPNIELVEGIKDDNLFLVGDVKNGIYRQTALAIADGIKTAMVIWRRERYGDTE; translated from the coding sequence ATGGCTCTCGTCGGAATAATCGGGGCTGGAATCGGCGGCATAGCGACGGCTGTCCAGCTGGCACGCTACGGCATTGAAAGCGTAATCTTCGAGCGCGACCGAATAGGTGGGCTGATAAGGAACGCCTACTCCGTCGAGAACACGATGTTCTTCCCGGACGGAATAAAGGGCGAGAAAGTCGTCGAAATCCTTGAGGAGTACGTGAGGAGGTATGACCTGAAAATCATTTATGAAGAAGTTAAGGCCGTGAAAAAGGCCGGTGGGTCCTTTGAAGTCGAAACCGCGAGCGGGGTTCACCGCTTCAAGTACCTCGTGGTTGCGACGGGGACGAGGCCGAAGAAGCTTCCATTCAAGGGGATAATCTACCACGTCGCTGAAGTCCCGAGGCGGCACTACGGAAGGGTTCTCATAATTGGTGGCGGCGATGTGGCCTTTGACTACGCTTTAACGATGAGTGAGACCAGCGACGATGTGATAATCCTTATGAGGAGCGAGCCAAAGGCTCTGCCGTACCTTCAGGAACTGGTGAAGAGCCGGCCAAACATCAAGACGCTGATGGGGCAGGTGTGGGGAATAAAGTCCATAAACGGGAAGGGAAAGCTTTTAGCCAAGACCAGCGCTGGCGATTTTGAGGTTGACCTGATCCTTGGGGCCATCGGCAGGGTGCCGAACATCGAACTTGTGGAGGGCATTAAGGACGATAACCTCTTCCTAGTCGGGGACGTTAAGAACGGAATTTACAGACAAACAGCTCTGGCCATAGCCGATGGAATCAAAACCGCCATGGTGATATGGAGGAGGGAGAGATATGGAGATACTGAGTGA
- a CDS encoding isochorismatase family protein — MKEDYFTEDFILEMKERYFRGRKWEKIRPFKRVAVLAIDLQAYFLTPESRAFLPSAPRFVPRLVEFYRAVEKLGVPIIFIRHFHRGDIMTRWWDGNMPRDDPLNELLEEFKPFARTVIEKRTYDAFHGTDLEERLRKLGVETVVITGVMTHLCCETTAREAFVRGFNVVFPVDGTLTQNRLFHEATLRNLSHGFAVTPLLLEVLEWLSSE, encoded by the coding sequence ATGAAGGAAGACTACTTCACCGAGGACTTTATCTTGGAGATGAAGGAGCGGTACTTCAGGGGGAGAAAGTGGGAGAAGATACGGCCCTTCAAGAGGGTCGCCGTTCTCGCGATAGACCTTCAGGCATATTTCCTCACACCCGAGAGCAGGGCGTTCCTGCCCTCCGCGCCGCGCTTCGTTCCGAGGCTGGTAGAGTTTTACAGAGCGGTGGAGAAGCTTGGCGTTCCGATAATTTTCATCCGCCATTTCCATCGGGGCGACATAATGACCCGCTGGTGGGATGGCAATATGCCAAGAGACGACCCACTGAACGAACTTCTTGAAGAGTTCAAGCCCTTTGCCAGAACCGTCATTGAGAAGAGAACCTACGACGCCTTTCATGGCACTGACCTCGAGGAGAGACTCAGAAAGCTCGGCGTTGAGACGGTAGTCATCACCGGCGTCATGACCCACCTCTGCTGTGAGACGACCGCCCGGGAGGCCTTCGTGAGGGGCTTCAACGTCGTCTTCCCCGTCGATGGGACGCTGACACAAAACAGGCTCTTCCACGAGGCTACGCTCAGAAACCTCTCCCACGGCTTCGCGGTCACGCCGCTCCTCTTGGAGGTGTTGGAATGGCTCTCGTCGGAATAA
- a CDS encoding SDR family oxidoreductase, with protein sequence MSVEIDLKGLGVIITASSRGIGFNVARELLKRNARVVISSRSEENLKKALDELSSYGEVYSIRANLFDQHELENLVKESWELLNGVNALVWNAPNVSCEPCLLHEADYIDWIEASALHTVAPGYLTTLLVQTWLEKKHRGVLVYLNSVSIKEPMPPLVLADVTRAGLVQLAKSVSRTYGKRGIRAYSVLLGSFDTPGARENLRAVAESRGEPFEETWEREVLGRTPLHRTGRWDELGSLVAFLLSDEAEYMLGSTVVIDGAMTRGISL encoded by the coding sequence ATGAGTGTTGAGATAGACCTCAAGGGCTTGGGTGTGATAATCACGGCTTCATCACGTGGAATAGGGTTCAACGTGGCGCGGGAACTGTTGAAGAGGAACGCGAGAGTCGTTATAAGCTCGCGGAGCGAAGAGAACCTGAAGAAGGCGCTGGATGAGCTTTCGAGCTACGGCGAAGTTTATTCCATTAGGGCCAACCTTTTTGACCAGCACGAACTGGAGAACCTAGTTAAAGAGAGCTGGGAGCTTTTGAACGGGGTTAACGCCCTCGTCTGGAACGCCCCCAACGTATCCTGCGAGCCGTGTCTGCTCCACGAGGCAGATTACATCGACTGGATTGAGGCTTCGGCCCTGCATACAGTCGCCCCAGGCTACCTGACGACCCTCCTCGTTCAGACGTGGCTTGAAAAGAAACATCGGGGTGTTCTCGTTTACCTCAACTCGGTCTCGATAAAGGAGCCAATGCCGCCGCTGGTTCTGGCGGATGTTACGAGGGCCGGCCTCGTTCAGCTTGCCAAAAGCGTTTCGAGAACCTACGGGAAGAGGGGAATAAGGGCATACTCCGTCCTTCTCGGCAGCTTTGATACGCCAGGCGCGAGGGAGAACCTTAGGGCAGTCGCCGAGTCGAGGGGAGAACCCTTTGAGGAGACCTGGGAGCGGGAAGTGCTGGGCAGAACGCCCCTCCACAGGACTGGCAGATGGGACGAGCTCGGATCCCTCGTAGCTTTTCTCCTGAGCGATGAGGCAGAGTACATGCTCGGCTCGACGGTGGTCATAGACGGCGCAATGACGAGGGGGATAAGCCTTTAA
- a CDS encoding FAD-dependent oxidoreductase, translating to MRFYTCREAHEPKPFRVAVIGAGPAGLSAAGYLACRGYDAHVYDKMPEGGGMVAFAIPESRIPIRAVREGVRALERLSVRFHFRTKVVYDSPREFGDEWAEHFVSLEKLLSEFDALLIATGAWRPRKLKVPGVELPGVYDALSLLHTVKMARIGYHSWEHVPDLEGRRVVIVGAGYTAVDVAIEGRLLGAEKITMVYRRSLEQSYARAEIRKLIAEGVGFVEYATPVRILGKGKVEGVEFAKTKIIGGNVVTTDERFVLDADAVVYAIGQLPTSPIKEIVCASERVLEEAGIFFAGDVITPRNIGTAIREGRAAAERIEEWLLRKAPRRVFPVAMTGRLIAEVLSGKC from the coding sequence GTGAGGTTCTACACATGCAGGGAGGCGCACGAACCGAAGCCGTTTAGAGTGGCCGTCATAGGAGCGGGGCCCGCCGGACTCAGCGCCGCAGGATACCTTGCATGCAGGGGTTACGACGCCCATGTCTACGACAAAATGCCAGAAGGAGGTGGGATGGTGGCCTTTGCAATTCCCGAGTCCAGGATCCCAATAAGGGCCGTCAGAGAGGGCGTTAGGGCCCTTGAGCGGCTTAGCGTCCGCTTCCACTTCAGGACTAAGGTGGTTTATGATTCCCCAAGAGAGTTTGGTGACGAATGGGCCGAACATTTCGTTTCTCTTGAAAAGCTTCTAAGCGAGTTCGATGCCCTTCTGATAGCCACCGGCGCCTGGCGTCCGAGGAAACTGAAGGTTCCTGGTGTTGAGCTCCCCGGAGTTTATGATGCTCTCAGCCTGCTCCACACGGTAAAAATGGCGAGGATAGGTTACCACTCCTGGGAGCACGTCCCTGACCTTGAAGGAAGGAGAGTTGTGATTGTCGGGGCGGGCTACACGGCAGTTGACGTTGCTATCGAGGGCCGTCTTCTGGGTGCGGAAAAAATAACCATGGTCTACCGTCGCTCCCTTGAGCAGAGCTATGCCAGAGCCGAGATAAGGAAGCTCATAGCGGAGGGCGTTGGGTTCGTAGAGTACGCAACCCCCGTCAGGATACTTGGAAAGGGGAAAGTGGAAGGTGTTGAGTTCGCTAAAACAAAGATAATCGGGGGAAACGTCGTGACGACGGACGAGCGCTTTGTCCTTGACGCGGACGCCGTTGTCTATGCCATCGGCCAGCTGCCCACGAGCCCAATAAAGGAGATCGTCTGCGCCAGCGAAAGGGTGCTGGAGGAGGCGGGGATATTCTTCGCCGGTGACGTCATAACCCCAAGGAACATAGGCACCGCCATAAGGGAGGGAAGGGCCGCGGCTGAGAGGATAGAGGAGTGGCTCTTGAGGAAGGCACCGCGCAGGGTCTTTCCCGTTGCCATGACCGGCAGGCTCATAGCGGAGGTCCTCAGCGGTAAGTGTTGA
- a CDS encoding deoxyhypusine synthase — protein MTEPKEIVLKESEEVEGLPVEGPWLDDVPSLEEVLDYYERIGFQATHLGRAIEIWRRVEEKRASGEEVRVFLGYTSNIISSGLREIIAWLVKEGKVDVIVTTAGGIEEDFIKALKPFILGDWHVNDAEMREKGINRIGNIFVPNDRYIEFEKYMIPFFERVLEVEKERGKPLTASEFIYEMGRYMDEKLGKEKEKSVIYWAYKRNVPIFCPAITDGSIGDMLYFFKEERGDRELIIDIANDIVRLNNLAVTAKETASIILGGSLPKHAIINANLFRGGTDYAIYITTAIPWDGSLSGAPPSEGVSWGKIRAKADYVEIWADATLVFPLLVWKVMKG, from the coding sequence ATGACCGAGCCGAAGGAAATAGTCTTAAAGGAGAGCGAAGAGGTTGAGGGGCTCCCTGTAGAGGGGCCCTGGCTGGATGATGTTCCGAGTCTTGAGGAGGTTTTGGATTATTACGAGCGCATAGGCTTTCAGGCAACGCACCTCGGAAGGGCCATCGAGATCTGGAGAAGGGTGGAGGAAAAGCGCGCCAGCGGCGAAGAGGTCAGGGTCTTCCTCGGCTACACCTCCAACATAATCTCCTCCGGCCTGCGCGAGATAATCGCGTGGCTCGTGAAGGAGGGAAAGGTTGACGTCATAGTGACCACCGCCGGCGGAATCGAAGAGGACTTCATAAAGGCTTTGAAACCTTTCATCCTCGGCGACTGGCACGTCAACGACGCGGAGATGAGAGAGAAGGGCATAAACAGAATAGGCAACATCTTCGTGCCCAATGACCGCTACATCGAGTTCGAGAAGTACATGATTCCCTTCTTCGAGCGGGTCCTTGAGGTGGAAAAGGAGCGCGGGAAGCCACTGACGGCGAGCGAATTTATCTACGAGATGGGCCGCTACATGGACGAAAAGCTCGGAAAGGAGAAGGAGAAGAGCGTGATTTACTGGGCCTACAAGAGGAACGTCCCGATATTCTGTCCGGCCATTACCGACGGCTCGATAGGCGACATGCTCTACTTCTTCAAGGAAGAGCGTGGGGACAGGGAGCTTATCATAGACATCGCCAACGACATTGTGAGGCTCAACAATCTAGCTGTTACCGCCAAGGAAACCGCCTCGATAATTCTCGGAGGCTCTCTACCCAAGCACGCGATAATAAACGCCAACCTCTTCAGAGGAGGAACGGACTACGCGATATACATCACCACTGCCATCCCCTGGGACGGCTCACTGAGCGGCGCGCCGCCGAGTGAAGGTGTCAGCTGGGGCAAGATAAGGGCCAAGGC